From one Tsukamurella tyrosinosolvens genomic stretch:
- a CDS encoding L,D-transpeptidase, with amino-acid sequence MFDIFRAPVRRRAFLGGAAATVAVAATACTRDGGIGETRADAPTFEYAPAAGKKIGPRDTVSVRVRGGTFRPGVALTNTQSGKKVELTPSPDGVTYSTAEPLGFGATYRWSGAADGEGGTWSSLDGEVAVVSPDATMSVQVNIADGAEVGIAAPLILKFAGTVEDKAAVEKALEVTTTPHTEGAWAWLPEDNGSRAHWRPREYFTPGTKVAMNAKLYGLDHGGGQYGASDVTSDFVVGRSQIVKASAPSHRILVMRGDQVHLDLPCSYGEGDLPRNVTRSGIHVVSEKHEDFAMSNPAAGYFNVRERWAVRISNNGEFIHANPNTVGNQGASNVTNGCINLSLEDAQRYFQSALFGDPVEVTGTSIELSEADGDIYDWTLDWPTWQSMSALAKN; translated from the coding sequence GTGTTCGACATCTTTCGTGCGCCGGTGCGTCGGCGCGCCTTCCTCGGCGGTGCCGCGGCGACGGTGGCCGTCGCCGCGACCGCCTGCACCCGTGACGGCGGCATCGGCGAGACCAGGGCCGATGCCCCCACTTTCGAGTACGCGCCCGCGGCCGGGAAGAAGATCGGCCCCCGCGACACCGTCTCCGTGCGCGTGCGCGGCGGCACCTTCCGCCCGGGCGTCGCACTGACCAACACGCAGTCGGGCAAAAAGGTCGAACTGACCCCGTCGCCCGACGGTGTGACCTATTCGACCGCCGAGCCCCTCGGCTTCGGCGCGACGTACCGCTGGTCCGGCGCCGCCGACGGCGAGGGCGGTACGTGGTCGAGCCTCGACGGCGAGGTCGCGGTGGTCTCGCCCGACGCCACGATGTCGGTCCAGGTCAACATCGCCGACGGTGCCGAGGTCGGCATCGCGGCGCCGCTCATCCTCAAGTTCGCGGGCACCGTCGAGGACAAGGCGGCCGTCGAGAAGGCCCTCGAGGTCACCACGACCCCGCACACCGAGGGCGCGTGGGCCTGGCTGCCCGAGGACAACGGCTCGCGCGCGCATTGGCGGCCGCGCGAGTACTTCACGCCGGGCACCAAGGTCGCGATGAACGCCAAGCTCTACGGCCTCGACCACGGCGGCGGCCAGTACGGCGCCAGCGACGTGACCAGTGATTTCGTCGTCGGCCGGTCGCAGATCGTCAAGGCCTCGGCCCCGTCGCACCGGATCCTCGTGATGCGCGGCGACCAGGTGCACCTCGACCTCCCCTGTTCGTACGGCGAGGGCGACCTGCCGCGCAACGTCACGCGCTCGGGCATCCACGTGGTGAGCGAGAAGCACGAGGACTTCGCCATGTCCAACCCCGCCGCCGGGTACTTCAACGTGCGCGAACGCTGGGCGGTGCGGATCTCCAACAACGGCGAGTTCATCCACGCCAACCCGAACACCGTCGGGAACCAGGGCGCCTCGAACGTGACCAACGGCTGCATCAACCTCTCGCTCGAGGACGCGCAGCGCTACTTCCAGAGCGCGTTGTTCGGAGACCCGGTCGAGGTCACGGGCACGTCGATCGAGCTCTCGGAGGCCGACGGGGACATCTACGACTGGACCCTAGACTGGCCCACGTGGCAATCGATGTCGGCGCTAGCGAAGAATTGA
- a CDS encoding DUF2505 domain-containing protein has product MARRLSYSARFPFPADVFYNAYSTKEYWTEKMTDFRNLTPLSELSEFDVDDEGITVVQKQNLPHEYLPPIAQGVVKKDMIITREEFYGAWDGESSIGDYKASIPAGPGSLKGEASLFNTETGCTMRYTTVVKVFVPFVGTKLEQLILINLVDLFRAEAEYLKYWVDKND; this is encoded by the coding sequence ATGGCACGACGTCTCAGCTACTCGGCGCGCTTCCCGTTCCCCGCCGACGTCTTCTACAACGCGTACTCCACCAAGGAGTACTGGACCGAGAAGATGACGGACTTCCGCAACCTGACCCCGCTGTCGGAGCTCTCCGAGTTCGACGTCGACGACGAGGGCATCACGGTCGTCCAGAAGCAGAACCTGCCGCACGAGTACCTGCCGCCGATCGCGCAGGGCGTCGTGAAGAAGGACATGATCATCACGCGCGAGGAGTTCTACGGCGCGTGGGACGGCGAGAGCTCGATCGGCGACTACAAGGCGTCGATCCCCGCGGGCCCCGGCTCGCTCAAGGGTGAGGCCTCGCTGTTCAACACCGAGACCGGCTGCACCATGCGCTACACCACCGTGGTGAAGGTCTTCGTGCCGTTCGTCGGCACCAAGCTGGAGCAGCTCATCCTCATCAACCTGGTGGATCTGTTCCGCGCCGAGGCCGAGTACCTCAAGTACTGGGTCGACAAGAACGACTGA
- a CDS encoding carbon-nitrogen hydrolase family protein, with the protein MTVALAQIEATTDPAANAALVEDGLRRAAEAGAALAVFPEATMCRFGVVLGPVAEPLDGPWATRVAAAAQATGVHVVAGMFTPAADGRVRNTLLSASPDGTRTAYDKIHLFDAFGFAESRTVEPGERAVLVDVDGVTVGLSTCYDLRFPALYQGLADAGARVIVAPASWGDGPGKLDAFTTLARARALDSTTYVVAVDQARPSDPEPGPAPRGVGGSLAVGPDGAVLASAGDGPEQIVVDLPLGRVDEVRAALPVLANRRDFTVATQG; encoded by the coding sequence CTGACCGTCGCGCTGGCGCAGATCGAGGCCACGACCGACCCGGCGGCCAACGCCGCGCTGGTCGAGGACGGTCTACGCCGCGCCGCGGAAGCGGGCGCGGCGCTCGCCGTCTTCCCCGAGGCCACGATGTGCCGGTTCGGGGTGGTGCTCGGCCCCGTCGCGGAGCCGCTCGACGGGCCGTGGGCGACCCGCGTCGCGGCGGCCGCGCAGGCCACCGGCGTGCACGTCGTCGCGGGTATGTTCACCCCCGCCGCCGACGGCCGCGTCCGCAACACGCTGCTGTCCGCGTCCCCCGACGGCACCCGCACCGCGTACGACAAGATCCACCTCTTCGACGCCTTCGGCTTCGCCGAGTCGCGCACCGTGGAGCCCGGGGAGCGCGCCGTCCTCGTGGACGTCGACGGGGTCACGGTCGGGCTGAGCACCTGCTACGACCTGCGCTTCCCGGCCCTCTACCAGGGGCTGGCCGACGCCGGTGCCCGCGTGATCGTCGCGCCCGCGTCGTGGGGCGACGGCCCCGGCAAGCTCGACGCCTTCACCACGCTCGCCCGCGCGCGGGCGCTCGACTCCACCACCTACGTCGTCGCCGTCGACCAGGCGCGGCCGTCCGACCCGGAGCCCGGCCCCGCGCCGCGCGGGGTGGGCGGCTCGCTCGCCGTCGGGCCCGACGGTGCGGTGCTCGCCTCCGCCGGCGACGGGCCGGAACAGATCGTCGTCGACCTGCCGCTCGGGCGCGTCGACGAGGTGCGGGCCGCGCTGCCCGTGCTCGCCAACCGCAGGGACTTCACCGTCGCCACCCAGGGATGA
- a CDS encoding methylase produces MPSPEGRITRGTTGLNRLRRSDRWSVHSPLVAAAVAGPSPLAVDVGYGARPDTTLEWASWLRRVAPSVRVTGLEIDPARVVPGRDGVEFARGGFELAGLRPNLVRAFNVLRQYDESEVADAWATVVSRLAPGGVFVEGTCDELGRRCCWLTLDRSGPRTLTLAWHPGYTGHPSDLAERLPKALIHHNVPGEKIHTLLTLADRCWDEAAGYAPYGNRIRWRAAGIALAERTGGAARPPRRPVRDNLLTVDWSFVAP; encoded by the coding sequence GTGCCCTCCCCCGAGGGGCGGATCACCCGCGGCACGACCGGTCTCAACCGGCTGCGCCGCAGCGATCGCTGGTCGGTGCACTCCCCGCTGGTGGCCGCGGCAGTGGCCGGGCCGTCGCCGCTCGCCGTCGACGTGGGCTACGGAGCCCGCCCGGACACCACCCTCGAATGGGCGTCCTGGCTGCGGCGCGTCGCCCCCTCCGTGCGGGTGACGGGCCTGGAGATCGACCCCGCCCGCGTCGTCCCCGGCCGCGACGGCGTGGAGTTCGCCCGCGGCGGCTTCGAGCTCGCGGGGCTGCGCCCGAACCTGGTGCGGGCCTTCAACGTGCTGCGCCAGTACGACGAGTCCGAGGTGGCCGACGCCTGGGCGACGGTGGTCTCGCGGCTCGCGCCGGGCGGTGTCTTCGTCGAGGGCACGTGCGACGAGCTGGGCCGCCGGTGCTGCTGGCTCACCCTGGACCGCTCCGGCCCGCGGACGCTCACGCTGGCCTGGCACCCCGGATACACCGGCCACCCGTCGGACCTGGCCGAGCGGCTGCCGAAGGCGCTGATCCACCACAACGTGCCCGGCGAGAAGATCCACACCCTGCTCACGCTGGCGGATCGATGTTGGGACGAGGCCGCCGGCTACGCGCCCTACGGCAACCGGATCCGCTGGCGCGCGGCGGGGATCGCGCTGGCCGAGCGCACCGGCGGCGCCGCCCGCCCGCCCCGTCGCCCGGTGCGCGACAACCTGCTCACGGTCGATTGGTCCTTCGTCGCGCCGTAG
- a CDS encoding UDP-N-acetylmuramate dehydrogenase → MPELLSELTTLRLGGPARAYLRCDSAAAVAEAVARCDAAGEPVLLVGGGSNLVIADAGFDGTVVHLAHDTISVDGTVLTADAGAVWDDVVAASVDAGLGGLECLSGIPGSAGATPVQNVGAYGVEVSAWLDAVELFHRATGETAWVAPETLGLAYRTSRLKQHDATSGPADVVLRVRFALSDGASAPIRYGELARALGVEPGGTVDPADARRAVLGLRRGKGMVLDPADHDTWSVGSFFTNPVVPAAVAAATVLRIEEATGESTPQYPAPDGVKLSAGWLIERAGFRKGYDGGRTGVSLSTKHTLALTNRGTGTTAELLDLAGEVRDGVFARFGVELRPEPVLVGAELPPLRQ, encoded by the coding sequence GTGCCTGAACTGCTATCGGAGTTGACCACGCTGCGCCTGGGCGGCCCCGCCCGCGCCTACCTGCGTTGCGATTCCGCCGCGGCGGTCGCGGAGGCGGTCGCGCGCTGCGACGCCGCCGGCGAGCCGGTGCTGCTGGTCGGCGGCGGGTCCAACCTGGTGATCGCCGACGCGGGCTTCGACGGGACCGTCGTGCACCTCGCGCACGACACGATCTCGGTCGACGGGACCGTGCTCACCGCCGACGCGGGCGCGGTCTGGGACGACGTGGTCGCCGCGTCGGTCGACGCCGGGCTCGGCGGCCTCGAGTGCCTCTCCGGCATCCCCGGCTCCGCGGGCGCGACGCCGGTGCAGAACGTCGGGGCGTACGGCGTCGAGGTGTCCGCGTGGCTCGACGCCGTCGAGCTGTTCCACCGCGCCACCGGCGAGACCGCGTGGGTCGCACCCGAGACGCTGGGCCTCGCGTACCGCACCTCCCGGCTCAAGCAGCACGACGCCACCTCCGGCCCCGCCGACGTCGTGCTGCGGGTGCGGTTCGCCCTGTCCGACGGTGCCTCCGCCCCGATCCGGTACGGCGAGCTCGCCCGGGCGCTCGGCGTCGAGCCCGGCGGCACCGTCGACCCCGCGGACGCGCGCCGCGCCGTTCTCGGCCTGCGCCGCGGCAAGGGCATGGTCCTCGACCCCGCCGATCACGACACCTGGAGCGTCGGCTCCTTCTTCACCAACCCCGTCGTGCCGGCCGCGGTCGCCGCGGCGACGGTGCTGCGCATCGAGGAGGCGACGGGGGAGAGCACGCCGCAGTACCCCGCGCCCGACGGGGTAAAGCTCTCCGCCGGCTGGCTCATCGAGCGGGCAGGCTTCCGCAAGGGCTACGACGGCGGCCGCACCGGCGTCTCCCTCTCGACGAAGCACACCCTCGCGCTGACCAACCGCGGCACCGGCACGACCGCGGAACTCCTCGACCTCGCGGGCGAGGTCCGGGATGGGGTGTTCGCCCGGTTCGGCGTCGAGCTGCGGCCCGAGCCCGTGCTCGTGGGTGCGGAGCTTCCCCCGCTGCGCCAGTAG
- a CDS encoding DUF2505 domain-containing protein: MTTRLERSLDYATSPAALHAAFTDDAYWPARVAEVGGEGARVAELSITGEGAGRSVRVLVVHVIGEDKLPPVVTAIRPGGLEIHRVEEWGPFDGTRCEGRFSAEIQGVPAQLSGTAVLEAGPGSDGSAARITADGEANVSIPFVAKKVESLVVENLQELMESEREFTLQWIAEHP; this comes from the coding sequence ATGACCACCCGTCTCGAGCGCTCGCTCGACTACGCCACCAGTCCGGCCGCGCTGCACGCCGCGTTCACCGACGATGCGTACTGGCCCGCCCGCGTGGCCGAGGTCGGCGGCGAGGGCGCCCGCGTCGCGGAGCTGTCCATCACCGGCGAGGGCGCCGGGCGCTCCGTGCGCGTGCTCGTGGTGCACGTGATCGGCGAGGACAAGCTGCCGCCCGTCGTGACCGCGATCCGCCCCGGCGGCCTGGAGATCCACCGCGTCGAGGAGTGGGGCCCGTTCGACGGCACGCGCTGCGAGGGCCGCTTCTCCGCCGAGATCCAGGGCGTTCCCGCGCAGCTGTCCGGCACGGCAGTCCTGGAGGCGGGCCCCGGCTCGGACGGCTCGGCCGCGCGCATCACCGCGGACGGCGAGGCCAACGTGTCCATCCCGTTCGTCGCGAAGAAGGTCGAGTCGCTGGTGGTCGAGAACCTGCAGGAGCTCATGGAGAGCGAGCGGGAGTTCACCCTGCAGTGGATCGCGGAGCATCCCTGA